A DNA window from Anastrepha ludens isolate Willacy chromosome 6, idAnaLude1.1, whole genome shotgun sequence contains the following coding sequences:
- the LOC128868767 gene encoding ADP-ribosylation factor-like protein 6, whose amino-acid sequence MGMFKKISTFFKNKSEKVTILVIGLNNSGKSTIINHFKSPQEQAAITVPTVGFTLEQIRSEGVLFTMVDTSGAWRYRSLWEHHFKNCHGIIYVIDSSDRMRLVVVRDELDTLLKHPDLENRSIPILLYNNKVDCEDSLSSVKIAAALGLYNIEDKPWHITPSNAITGEGLEDGVHWLVQQIKSFVRAIRV is encoded by the exons atgggaatgtttaagaaaatatcaaccttttttaaaaataaatctgaaaaagTGACGATACTTGTCATCGGTTTAAATAATAGTGGTAAATCAACCATAATAAACCATTTTAAATCGCCACAAGAACAGGCTGCTATCACAGTACCCACCGTAGGATTCACCTTGGAACAAATAAGAA gTGAAGGCGTCTTATTCACAATGGTCGATACATCTGGTGCGTGGCGTTACAGGAGCTTATGGGAGCATCATTTCAAAAACTGCCATggtataatatatgtaatagaTTCTAGTGATCGCATGAGATTGG TTGTGGTTCGGGACGAACTTGACACACTTCTGAAACACCCTGACCTGGAAAATCGAAGTATACCCATACTTTTATACAACAATAAAGTAGACTGCGAAGATTCACTGTCCAGTGTAAAAATAGCAGCtg CTTTAGGTTTATATAATATTGAAGATAAGCCTTGGCATATAACGCCGAGCAATGCAATTACTGGTGAGGGCTTGGAGGATGGTGTTCATTGGTTAGTGCAGCAAATTAAATCT TTTGTTAGAGCGATACGAGTGTGA
- the LOC128866387 gene encoding meiotic recombination protein W68-like isoform X1, with the protein MMRYTLINNIEKIVIIFLENLISCSSGIFKFRRRRTMPLLERIVTYRLLSFQRSSLCFYILMEVHKILLSGGVCTLRELFYNDPAKCCKTVSICSSLKDVCALLHTTPWNLRIFASGKGLIAGAIRFLMINGDMIDCYTYGGAVVLPQDQNSIDRLETSASFVLLVEKNTIFSKLLSQKIFEVIGVDIILITGKGYPDLCTRYIVNRLSADHKLPVYALFDADPHGIDILLTYQFGSQKMSREMLKNLICPHIRWLGIHPTELKMFNFSSMALTESDNRKLQNMLGYNHLKFSLRSELQTLQTLQRKAHIDDLNSISNNFLINDYVPNKIRRNLVI; encoded by the exons ATGATGCGTTACACATTAATTaataacattgaaaaaattgtcataatttttttggagaatctcaTTTCCTGCAGTAgtggaatttttaaatttcgcaGAAGACGCACTATGCCACTACTCGAACGCATAGTGACATACAGATTGCTAAGTTTTCAACGCTCCTCCTTGTGTTTTTATATCTTGATGGAAGTACATAAAATTCTTTTATCCGGTGGCGTATGTACGCTAAGAGAACTTTTTTACAATGATCCcgcaaaatgctgcaaaactgTCAGTATTTGTAGTAGTTTAAAAGATGTCTGTGCACTTTTACATACAACTCCATGGAATTTAAGAATTTTCGCATCTGGAAAGGGATTAATAGCAG GTGCAATCCGTTTTCTTATGATAAATGGTGACATGATCGACTGTTATACGTATGGCGGTGCTGTTGTGCTTCCACAAGATCAGAATTCAATCGATCGCTTGGAAACAAGTGCCTCATTTGTACTGCTTGTCGAAAAAAATACCATATTTTCTAAACTcttatcacaaaaaatattcgAAGTCATTGGCGTAGATATAATATTGATTACTGGAAAAGGGTATCCAGACCTATGTACGCGTTACATTGTAAATCGCCTTTCTGCCGACCATAAACTACCAGTATATGCTCTTTTTGACGCCGATCCACATGGCATTGATATCCTATTGACCTATCAATTTGGGTCGCAGAAGATGTCCCGAGAAATGTTAAAGAATTTAATATGTCCACACATACGCTGGTTAGGTATACATCCAACCGAGCTTAAAATGTTTAACTTTTCAAGTATGGCGCTGACTGAAAGCGATAATCGCAAACTTCAAAATATGTTGGGATATAACCATCTGAAGTTCAGCTTACGCTCTGAATTACAAACGTTACAAACCCTACAAAGAAAAGCACATATCGACGACTTGAATagcatttcaaataattttctcaTAAATGACTATGTGCCAAATAAGATAAGAAGAAATCTTGTTATTTAA
- the LOC128866387 gene encoding AT-rich binding protein-like isoform X2, giving the protein MSATMRATLQTVPETLPTEHVSSTTDAVAVSSNTPTTNSLTATTLNTSQQQQQYNSTINSSVHSVKDQQHDSANANIIALPQTTTTSVVVATSTASTPIVATNITANTTVNTTSQSQQQQQQQQTHQQQSHQQHSHQHQHHHHLVNNATATDGGGRLPPNNTSTNTAVINHHQHHTSGLTSVGGGGGGGGGGVGVAPLPVVNKNILASHSNSATMKQRTSSAKIFQLPTLIPKLL; this is encoded by the coding sequence atgtcTGCTACAATGCGAGCGACATTACAAACAGTTCCTGAAACCCTACCAACCGAACATGTATCCTCAACAACGGATGCGGTCGCGGTATCATCAAACACCCCAACGACAAATTCTTTAACGGCCACTACCTTAAACACttctcagcagcagcagcaatacaACAGCACCATCAATAGTTCAGTGCATTCAGTCAAGGACCAGCAACATGACTCGGCAAACGCCAATATTATTGCACTGCCACAAACCACAACAACAAGTGTCGTTGTTGCGACATCAACAGCATCCACCCCAATAGTTGCGACCAATATAACAGCAAATACGACTGTCAACACAACATCCCaatcacagcaacaacaacaacaacaacaaacacatcaGCAGCAGTCACATCAGCAACATAGTCATCAACATCAGCATCACCATCATCTTGTGAATAATGCGACAGCAACAGATGGTGGTGGACGATTGCCTCCAAATAATACGTCTACAAATACGGCGGTTATAAATCACCACCAACATCACACCTCCGGCCTAACAAGTGTCGGAggaggtggtggtggtggtggtggtggtgtcgGTGTTGCACCGCTGCCCgttgttaataaaaacattttggcTTCACACTCGAATTCAGCGACGATGAAACAGCGAACCTCTTCGGCTAAG